Sequence from the Actinocatenispora sera genome:
CCGGTGCCGGATGCCCAGCGTGCGGCTCTCGATCTCGACCGCGACACCGGTCGCGGCGTGCAGCGTACCGGCGAAACGGGCGGCCGCGGCCACCGTGTCGAACGAGGTGAGGGTGTCGGCCTCGGTCAGCAGGCCGACACTGCTGGCGCTGCGGCGGGTGGCCGGCACCGGTACGGTCACCGCACGGTGCAGCACGGCCGCCTCGGCGCCGGCGGTACGGTGGTCGATCGGTCCGAGCTGCAGTCGTCGCCGCAACGCCGTCAGATCCGGAAGCATGGTGTCCTCCCTCTCCTGGCCGCGTGGTGGGTCACCCGGTCTCTCGCGGGCATCGCGCACTGCCGGTGTGCGTGACGATAGGTCGGTCTGGACTGCTCGGCGGCGCTCGGCGAGGATCGTTGAGCAAACATTGAGGAGCCGGCGAGCACGGTGATTGTGCGTAGGCGGAGGGTGATGTGGAGATTCTCGTCGTGGAGGACGACGCGCGCCTCGCCGATGCGTTGTGCGTGGCGCTGCACCGTCGCGGCTACGGCGTGACCCACGTCGGTACCGGTGAACAGGCGCTCGCCGCACCGGACTGCGACCTGGTCCTGCTCGACCTCGGGCTGCCCGACATGGACGGTCTGACGGTGTGCAAGCAGTTGCAGGAGCGGTCCGACGTGGCGGTCATCGTGCTCACCGCGCGCGGCGAGGAACGTGACCGGGTGCTCGGGCTGCGCACGGGTGCGGACGACTACCTGGTGAAGCCGTTCAGCATGGCCGAGCTGACCGCGCGGATCGAGGCGGTGCTGCGCCGGCACCGGCCCCGGCCCGCCGGACCGGTCACCGTCGGTACGCTGCGGATCGACACCGAGGCACGCCAGGTGCACATCGGTGCGGAGCCGGTTGCCTTGCGTCCCAAGGAGTACGAGCTGCTCGTCGTGCTGGCGAGGCAGGCCGGCGCGGTGGTGCCGCGGCAGCGGCTGATCATGGAGGTCTGGCGCTCCACCTGGCCGGGCGCCGCCCGTACCCTCGAGGTGCACGTCGGGTCGCTGCGCGGCAAGATCGCCGCGGCCGGCCGGATCGAGGCGGTCCACGGCGTCGGCTACCGCTACGACGTGCGGGAGGCATAGTGCGTCGCTCCGACGCCGAGGGGGCAGTGTGCGTCGCCGGCTGCTGATCACCTACCTGTCGTTGCTGGGTGTTGCGGTGGTGGCGTTCCTGCTGCCGCTGTCGGTGACGATCGCGTCCCGGGAGAACCAGGGCATGTTCATCGACCGGGTCGACGACACCACCCGGTTCGCCACCGTCGCCGGCACCTGGCTGCGCGGCGGCCGGCTGTCCACCCTGCAGAGCGAGATCGCCGAGTACGACCGGCTGTACGGGATCGGCGTGGCGGTGGTGCTGCCCGACGGCGTGGTCCGCATCGCGTCCCGGGCCGGCATCGACCCCGACGCGCCGCTGCTGCGCGACGAGATACGTGCGGCGCTGTCCGGCTCGCGGGCCCAGCCGGCCGGCGTGATCTGGCCGTGGCAGGACCGGCCGATGGTGGTCGCCGAGCCGATCGGCAACTCCGGCGCGATCGACGGCGCGGTGGTGACGGTGTCGCCGACCGACGGGCTGCGCACCTCGATCGGCCAGCAGTGGGCCGTACTGGCGGCGATCGGGCTGATGCTGCTCGCGGTCGGTGCGGCGCTGGCGATCCCGATCGGGCGCTGGTTCGCCCGCCCGCTCAACGAGCTGGACGAGGTCACGCACGCGATCAGCCGCGGCGAGCTGACCGAACGGGTACACGACGACGTCGGGCCGCCGGAACTGCGCCGGCTAGCCAGCTCGTTCAACATCATGGCGGCGCGGCTGTCCGCGCTGATCGACCGGCAACGCGGCTTCATCTCGTACGCCAGCCACCAGCTGCGCACCCCGCTCGCCTCGGTGCGGTTGCGGGTGGAGAACCTCGCCGACGCGGCACCGCCGGCCGACGCGGCCGAGTACCGGCTGGTGGTCGACGAGGTGGACCGGCTGTCCGCGATCTTCGAGGCGGTGCTGACGTTCGCCCGGGCGGACACCGAATCCGCCGAGCTGACCGACATCGACGCCGGCGCCATCGCGGACGACCGGGTGGTGGCGTGGCAGGCGATGGCGGACGCGGCCGGGGTGCGGCTGACCCGGGCTGGCGTCGACACCGCCGCCGCCCGGGCCGCCGCGCAGACCCTCGATCAGGTGCTGGATGTGCTGGTACACAACGCGATCAAGAACGGTGGCCCCGGCGCGGCGGTGCAGGTGGTGGTCGACCGGGACGCCGGCGGGGTGCGCATCGCGGTCTGCGACGACGGGCCGGGGATGACCGAGGAGCAGATGGCGCAGGCGATGCGGCCGTTCTGGCGGCACCCCGACCGCGGCCAGGCCGGCGCCGGGCTCGGCCTCGCCATCGCGAACGCCCTGGTCACCGCCTCCGGCGGAACGCTGCGGCTGCGCCGCTCCGCCGCCGGCGGACTGGACGCCGGGGTCTGGCTGGCCGGCGCCCCGGCCCGCGTCACGGAGCCGGCCGAATGAGGCGCCGCAGCGTGCTCACGGCCCTCGCCGGCGCCGCCCTGACCGGCGCCGCGCCGCTGCTCGCCGGCTGTACCGAGGACCCCGGACCGCGACCGCGACTGTCCCTGGCGACCGGCGAGAACGGCGGCGTCTACCAGCCGCTCGGCCGGGCGCTCGGGACGACGCTCGACTCCCGCTGGCGGGTCGAGGCGGCCCCGACCGCCGGCTCGGTGGAGAACCTCGAACGGCTGCGCACCGGCCGCGCGCAGGTCGCGTTCACCAGCGTCGACGTCGCCGCACAGGATCTGGACGGGCTCGGCTCGTTCGGCTCCAAGTACCAGCTGCGGGCGCTCGGCGAGCTCTACGCCGATCACGTACACCTGCTGATCGCC
This genomic interval carries:
- a CDS encoding response regulator transcription factor, encoding MEILVVEDDARLADALCVALHRRGYGVTHVGTGEQALAAPDCDLVLLDLGLPDMDGLTVCKQLQERSDVAVIVLTARGEERDRVLGLRTGADDYLVKPFSMAELTARIEAVLRRHRPRPAGPVTVGTLRIDTEARQVHIGAEPVALRPKEYELLVVLARQAGAVVPRQRLIMEVWRSTWPGAARTLEVHVGSLRGKIAAAGRIEAVHGVGYRYDVREA
- a CDS encoding sensor histidine kinase, which translates into the protein MRRRLLITYLSLLGVAVVAFLLPLSVTIASRENQGMFIDRVDDTTRFATVAGTWLRGGRLSTLQSEIAEYDRLYGIGVAVVLPDGVVRIASRAGIDPDAPLLRDEIRAALSGSRAQPAGVIWPWQDRPMVVAEPIGNSGAIDGAVVTVSPTDGLRTSIGQQWAVLAAIGLMLLAVGAALAIPIGRWFARPLNELDEVTHAISRGELTERVHDDVGPPELRRLASSFNIMAARLSALIDRQRGFISYASHQLRTPLASVRLRVENLADAAPPADAAEYRLVVDEVDRLSAIFEAVLTFARADTESAELTDIDAGAIADDRVVAWQAMADAAGVRLTRAGVDTAAARAAAQTLDQVLDVLVHNAIKNGGPGAAVQVVVDRDAGGVRIAVCDDGPGMTEEQMAQAMRPFWRHPDRGQAGAGLGLAIANALVTASGGTLRLRRSAAGGLDAGVWLAGAPARVTEPAE